In the Ignavibacteriales bacterium genome, TTGATAAAATTTATAAAGAAGTATCAAAACACTTAGATGCCGGAAAATTTGTTGTAACGTTAGGCGGTGAGCATTCATTATCTGCTGCACCAATTAAAGCACATCATGAAAAATTCCCTAATCTTTCTATTTTACAAATTGATGCACATTCCGATCTCCGTGATAGTTACGAAGGATCAAAATATTCTCATGCAAGTGTAATGTCGAGGGTTGCTGAATTCAATTCTAATATAGTGCAGGTTGGTATCCGCGCACAGTGTAAAGAGGAAGTCGAGTTAAGAAAACGCAAGTGTATAAAAACTTTTTATGCCCGTGAAATTAAACTAGGTATGTATGGCAACAATTGGCAAGAATTAGTTGTGAATAATTTATCTGAAAATGTTTACATCACATTTGATGTTGACGGATTTGATCCATCGCTTATGCCGGCGACGGGCACAACAGAACCGGGCGGATTATTCTGGGATGAAACTATGAATCTTCTGAAAATTGTCGGACTCGAAAAAAATATTGTTGGATTTGATGTTGTAGAATTGGCTCCATCGAAATATATGCCGTCATCAAATTATATCGCAGCTAAACTCGTTTACAAAATTCTGAATTATGCCTTCATAAATCGGTAATCATTTCTATTGAATAATTTCTTGTTTTTGAGTAAGTAGATCATGGAATTATTCACTTCATAAGAGAAAACCTTGAAACGTTCAATTTTATTTTTTGTTCTCGTCACTTTGGCTTTGTTAAATAGTATATCTGCCCAGCGCCAGAAAATTT is a window encoding:
- the speB gene encoding agmatinase is translated as MGGIIEVMKELGIKENFLAIEKEYSNYKDSKIVIVSAPLEKTVSYGKGTSKGPGEILEASHYVEFYDEEQSRELCFEKGICTLEALNFQKLSVEKSFDKIYKEVSKHLDAGKFVVTLGGEHSLSAAPIKAHHEKFPNLSILQIDAHSDLRDSYEGSKYSHASVMSRVAEFNSNIVQVGIRAQCKEEVELRKRKCIKTFYAREIKLGMYGNNWQELVVNNLSENVYITFDVDGFDPSLMPATGTTEPGGLFWDETMNLLKIVGLEKNIVGFDVVELAPSKYMPSSNYIAAKLVYKILNYAFINR